From Candidatus Xianfuyuplasma coldseepsis:
ACAAGTCGTATTATATGGATATGTCAATGTTTATGAGAATCACACAATTATTACCGCCTTGTTCTATGATATTCTGTCCTATGACAATGACATCCCGATTACACCAACCGTAACAAGTCTTGATGATTTTATCGCCCTAGGATATGAAGGAACAGAGATGTTCTATGAAGTGTATACGATTACCGGAACCATTCATGCCAGTGATGACATGGTCCCCGATCCTCATTTTGGATCAATCGAGGACGGATACGTTATGCGTATCACCGCTGGGGAGTTCGAGGAAGTTCTTGATGCGCTTGACGGAAATACGGTAACCGTAACGATCATATACACTGGTCGTAATCAGGCCGATATCGATTATTACTATGCAATCTTATGGTCCATTGACGCGGTTGTCTGGAACTAAGGAGGAGTTGTATGAAACACCTACTACGAATAACCGTGGCACTGTCCATCCTATTTGGACTCAGTGCCTGTAAAGCTGAAATCGACTGTGACGATGGCTATCGCCTAGAAGGCAAACGTTGCGTGTTGATTGATGATCAGCAATTAACCTACACCATCTCCTTTGTCCTACCAGAAGAACTCGATCCGATTGCGGATGTGATTGTCGACAAAGGCGATACACTAACCTTACCATTTATCGAAGTTGGTGATGACTATACGTGGTATACCGATGCAGAAATGACAACTGAGTTCGATCCAGCGACGGAAATTCATCAAGATCGCACTTTATATTTGGATGTTGATTTTACCTACTTCACCGTCCTGATTGTGGATCCCGATGATGTCGTTGAAGAAATATCGATTGATGTCATTATTGGACAAACGGTGTCCTTACCTGAAGTAAACACGGAATATGAGTATGCGTGGTATACCGATTCCTCCTATGAAACGGAGTTTGATCCCGAGACCCCAATTAACCGTGATACAACGCTCCACTTGCGACTTGTAAAAACATATACAGTTTCCATTGTGGACCCCGATGGGGTTGTCATTGAAGACAAAGTTACTGCAGATGCATTTCAACCAGTAACGTTACCTGTTGTATTCACACTATATGACTACGAGTGGTATACCGATGATACATATGAAACCGTATTCAATCCGGAAACAATTATTGATCAAAATATGACACTATATGTACGAGTAATCTATCCGGTTTATACAATCACTTTTGTCGTTCCAAATGATATGGATCCAATTGATCCAATCACGGTACTACTGGGAGAAACCATTCCCCTCCCAACCATTGATACCAATCGAGAATACGGCTGGTATACCAATACCAACTACACCTTTGAATACAACAACTCGATACCGGTTACCCAAGATTTAACATTATATTTCTATCAAGAATCCGAAACAGTGAATATCACCTATATCATCAATGGTAATGTTGAAGCTATCGTTGAGTATATTCCAGGTAACTTAATCGATATCTACACCCCTTTTGTATTGGAAGGCTTTGAGTTTGACGGTTGGTATTTGGAAGAAACACAGGACACAAAATTCTATGATTTATATGTTCCTCAAGAGAATATAACCTTGTATGGAACAATGATTTATCCCGAACTGGAAGGAACGTTCACATCGATACAAGATGTACTAGAAGCCTCGTTAGGAGAGGATCCATTCATTTCAGTAGAAGGTATTGTATACTACTCAGAACTATCAAGTGTATACATTACCGACGGAATCAATTTTGTCGAGGTCGCACTTCCTTCATCAATAGACAATACAATAGTTGTTGGCGATCGGATTCAATGTATTGGATATTTTCATAATGTCTTCAACATAAAGTATATGAACATCGTTGAATACACAATTATTGAACACAATCAAGAACTTCCTTATACAACTCAGGAAATGACATTTACCGAGTTTACTGAAACCGCACTAGGATCCAATGATTTAGTGAATGCTGTCATAGAAATTACCGATGTGTTGCACGTAGAAAACGAACCGATTTTAACAGCATATTTCGGACCACTCGAAGACGGTTCTACAATCACATTCTATACCGCATATGCGGATCAACAAGACATGATAGAAGGTCGCGACGGACAGACGGTAACAATTACATTTATTTATACAGGATACCGTGATTCAAATGGAGTCATCCATTATGGTGCTGTACCGATAACTGTAGAAGAAATTCAGGGATTATAGAAAAAGTGGTCAATAATAAAAATTTATTGACCACTTTACATAATATTGACGACTCATCTATACTTGTAGTATAATTTGTATATACAAATGAGGTGAGTAGTATGGATGGATACGTTCAAGAAACATTATTCTTTGCAGCTAGTAAATTGCATCGGAATATTAATCGAATAGCAGAACAAGTATTTAAACCAACGGGATTACCCCCTTCACATGGGATGATTATGTTATTTTTAGATGAATGGAAAGAACTGTCACCTGGTGATTTATCTGAGTCACTCGATTTCAATCCGTCTACGGTCACGCGATTTCTGGATAAATTGGAAAAAATGAAATACGTAAAGAGGCGTAAAGATAGCCGTTATTCATATGTCTCACTGACTCAAAAAGGTGTTCAAAAAATTCCTGAAATTAAAGGTGTTTTTGAAGAACTCGAATATACGTTGAATCGAATGATCACATCAAAAATTAGTCATAAGCAGCAACCAATCATCCGTGATATGGCGGATCGTATTGTGGAAAAAACAAGGAAAGGACAATAGTAAGAGATGAAAAAAGCTCAAATTTTATTGATTTTAGTATTAGTAGTAATGTTTTCAGCATGTAATAAGGAGAATAACGATGTGGATAAAACATCAAAATCAACATCTTGTGAAACAGATCCATTCTCAGAAGCTTGTTTATCGAGTGATTTAGTTGGATTGGAGAGTTACAATGAGTTTACACGATTTGGTTTAACACCGGAATATGTAGAGCAGTTAAAAGTACCAGATTCTAACGATGATATAGGGGATAGAAACACGATTATTTATGCTTCGAATGATGAGCTTGTATACTATAATCGTGATCAAATTTTCTATCGTGTGATCGGTGAAACGGTCGAGGAATATACAATCAATTATAACAATTATACCCCTGGAGTAATGGGATATAATCCTATCGACCATATCGTGTATTTAACGACACCACTACCGGTATTATATGGTACGGAACACTTCAAAAATGCGATTGAATATGACTTTGATGATGATTCGCACCCAGAAACAGGTGAATATGTTATCGGTCAGACAGTTAAGGTGATTGCGAATACTAATAATGGATTGGTTATGGAGTATCAAGATGATTATTATGTATATAATGGTCAATTTGAGTTATCTACTACTTATAGCGAAGGAGACGCATATTTCGTGGGTGCAAACCATTTCTATCAGCGTCCAGGAGAAGGCTATTTTCTCTTTGTTGAAGAAGGATTGACTAGTTGTAATCTTTGGCTCCATGATGGTGATGATGTTGTTACTACTATAGACCTTGAACATGGTTGTAGTTATGGACAACATATCACCACAAATGAGTATGGAGTTTTCTTTCTAGTTGGTGAGGAATATGGGGATCAATTTCTATACCGGTTTGACGGTGGTAGTTTATCCGCAGAGCATCTTGAACTTTATGACGCAAATGAACCAATTGAATATCTGTATTCTGTTGGTGATTATTATGGATTTTATGAGCTTCGATTAAGAGATCATTATATTACTTGTTTTGATGATGAGTTCCGAATTGATCATGCTGTCCCTGATTGTGGTTCTGAAAATGCAATGGGTGATAGTTTTTATGCGACGCATACAAAAGGAACCAGTCTTGATATTGTCGTCTATGACTTGAATAACACGGAAATCAATCGCATTGAAAATGACAATTACTTGGCAATACCTTTTCATGACTTCTTGAGTGTCCGAAAAGGATACAGTGGAAACCTATATAACTACGATATTTATTGGAAAGGTACGGACCTTGTACTTGAAGATATTCCCAGTTTTGTTGCACTTGATAGTACGAGAGGTCTTTATATGGAACTGAACAGTGATACAGATTTTAATGTGGTTTATAAAGATTTTTCGACAAACGAATCCATCATTCTCCAGTCCCTTACCGCAGGTCCAAATATCTACGAAAGCATTTATTGTGCTGCTGGACGAGGAAATACGTTTTATATACATGATATTGCAACCAATATGTTCCATGTATATGATATCGATGGAACATCGATTGAATCCTTCACGTACTTAGGAACCTACCGTAGTGAGATGTTAAATGCGAGTTTCATATTGGAACGGGATAATGGCGAAGTTGTACAATACCGATTGAATTAAGAAACAAGGCATCGCTTAGGCGATGCTTTTTAATTATAAACTTTCTTGATGAAAACATTATCTTGTTGCAGTTAATTACTATGTGTGATATAGTAATGTAAGATTACTGCACGGATTTCGTGTAGAAAGAAGGTACTCTATGAAGTCATTACGTATCGGCGATAAAATCGCTCGCTTACCAATTATTCAAGGGGGAATGGGGATTGGAGTTAGTTTACATCGTTTAGCTAGTGCGGTTGCAAATGAAGGTGGGATAGGTGTAATTAGTGCTGCTGGAGTTGGCTTTTATGGGGAGAAGACTGGGGATTTTGAACAAGATAATATTACTACTTTAAAAGCTCAAATTACCCAGGCAAAAGAAGAATCTAATGGCTTGATTGGTGTCAATATTATGGTCGCCCTAACATCTTTTGAAGCATTATCAAAAGCGGCAATGGAAGCCAATGTAGATTTCATATTTGCCGGTGCGGGATTACCGTTACGATTGCCTGAATTTCGTCCCGCAAATACGACAACAAAATTGGTTCCAATTATCTCATCTGGTCGTGCTGCGAAACTTCTTTGCAAGCATTGGATCAAAAAATACAATTATGTTCCCGATGCCTTTGTTGTCGAAGGTCCAGAAGCTGGTGGACATTTGGGATTTAAAGCCAATCAACTAGGTGATGCAGCGTACTCATTAGAGGTCTTATTACCACAGGTATTAGAGGCTATAGAACCGTTTGAAAAAGAACACAATACGACCATCCCGATTATCGTTGGTGGTGGTATTTATACAGGACAAGATATTCGTCGTTTTCTGGATTTAGGAGCTAGTGGTGTTCAAATGGCAACCCGTTTTGTACCAACCTACGAATGTGATGCCAGTGATGCGTTTAAACAAACCTATGTGGATGCGAAGAAAGAAGATATCGTCTACATCAAGAGTCCAGTAGGATTACCGGGGCGAGCGATCAGGAATCCGTACTTAGAAGAGGTCGAACAAGGATTAAAACATCCTTTTACGTGTCCTTATGATTGCATTATTACATGTAAGAAAGAAGAAGCACCCTACTGTATTACACTCGCCTTAATCAATGCGCAAAAGGGGAAACTCCATAATGGATTCGCCTTTGCGGGAAGCAATGCGTATAAGACGACAAAGATATCGTCCATCAAAGATGTGTTTCGAGCAATCAAACAAGAATTCAAATCAAAA
This genomic window contains:
- a CDS encoding InlB B-repeat-containing protein, encoding MKHLLRITVALSILFGLSACKAEIDCDDGYRLEGKRCVLIDDQQLTYTISFVLPEELDPIADVIVDKGDTLTLPFIEVGDDYTWYTDAEMTTEFDPATEIHQDRTLYLDVDFTYFTVLIVDPDDVVEEISIDVIIGQTVSLPEVNTEYEYAWYTDSSYETEFDPETPINRDTTLHLRLVKTYTVSIVDPDGVVIEDKVTADAFQPVTLPVVFTLYDYEWYTDDTYETVFNPETIIDQNMTLYVRVIYPVYTITFVVPNDMDPIDPITVLLGETIPLPTIDTNREYGWYTNTNYTFEYNNSIPVTQDLTLYFYQESETVNITYIINGNVEAIVEYIPGNLIDIYTPFVLEGFEFDGWYLEETQDTKFYDLYVPQENITLYGTMIYPELEGTFTSIQDVLEASLGEDPFISVEGIVYYSELSSVYITDGINFVEVALPSSIDNTIVVGDRIQCIGYFHNVFNIKYMNIVEYTIIEHNQELPYTTQEMTFTEFTETALGSNDLVNAVIEITDVLHVENEPILTAYFGPLEDGSTITFYTAYADQQDMIEGRDGQTVTITFIYTGYRDSNGVIHYGAVPITVEEIQGL
- a CDS encoding MarR family winged helix-turn-helix transcriptional regulator — encoded protein: MDGYVQETLFFAASKLHRNINRIAEQVFKPTGLPPSHGMIMLFLDEWKELSPGDLSESLDFNPSTVTRFLDKLEKMKYVKRRKDSRYSYVSLTQKGVQKIPEIKGVFEELEYTLNRMITSKISHKQQPIIRDMADRIVEKTRKGQ
- a CDS encoding NAD(P)H-dependent flavin oxidoreductase; amino-acid sequence: MKSLRIGDKIARLPIIQGGMGIGVSLHRLASAVANEGGIGVISAAGVGFYGEKTGDFEQDNITTLKAQITQAKEESNGLIGVNIMVALTSFEALSKAAMEANVDFIFAGAGLPLRLPEFRPANTTTKLVPIISSGRAAKLLCKHWIKKYNYVPDAFVVEGPEAGGHLGFKANQLGDAAYSLEVLLPQVLEAIEPFEKEHNTTIPIIVGGGIYTGQDIRRFLDLGASGVQMATRFVPTYECDASDAFKQTYVDAKKEDIVYIKSPVGLPGRAIRNPYLEEVEQGLKHPFTCPYDCIITCKKEEAPYCITLALINAQKGKLHNGFAFAGSNAYKTTKISSIKDVFRAIKQEFKSK